In a single window of the Coffea eugenioides isolate CCC68of chromosome 3, Ceug_1.0, whole genome shotgun sequence genome:
- the LOC113765339 gene encoding peptide methionine sulfoxide reductase A1-like, which yields MPPKLLVLYSGVVAAVAITMFLIKTTTTTSTNAISTKASPPFLLLRSLSKPSFSFPKPSFKFPCTTTASDSNRPNSLFSSPRMSWLNKLGFGTRTPTESSMDSSTAQGPDDDIPAPGQQFAQFGAGCFWGVELAFQRVPGVTKTEVGYSQGYLHNPSYEDVCSGTTNHSEVVRVQYDPKECSFDTLLDVFWARHDPTTLNRQGNDVGTQYRSGIYFYTPEQEKATLESRDQHQKLLNRKIVTEILPAKKFYRAEEYHQQYLEKGGRFGFGQSAAKGCNDAIRCYG from the exons ATGCCCCCAAAATTACTAGTTTTATATTCCGGAGTAGTAGCAGCAGTAGCAATCACGATGTTCCTCATCAagaccaccaccaccaccagcaCTAACGCCATTTCCACCAAAGCCTCCCCTCCTTTCCTCCTCCTCCGGTCCCTCTCAAAACCCTCTTTCTCCTTCCCGAAACCCTCCTTTAAATTCCCCTGTACCACCACCGCCTCCGACAGCAACCGTCCCAATTCTCTCTTTTCATCCCCGAGAATGAGTTGGCTCAACAAGCTGGGTTTCGGGACGCGTACCCCGACCGAATCCTCCATGGACTCCTCGACTGCCCAAGGCCCAGATGATGATATCCCCGCTCCCGGTCAGCAGTTCGCTCAATTCGGAGCAGGTTGCTTCTGGGGTGTGGAGTTAGCGTTCCAGAGAGTGCCAGGTGTCACAAAAACAGAGGTCGGGTATTCACAGGGATATCTTCACAATCCCAGCTACGAGGACGTCTGCTCGGGGACTACTAATCATTCCGAAGTGGTGAGAGTGCAGTATGATCCCAAAGAGTGCAGCTTTGATACTTTGCTCGATGTTTTCTGGGCTCGCCATGACCCCACCACTCTCAATCGCCAG GGGAATGATGTTGGAACTCAATACAGATCGGGAATTTACTTTTATACACCTGAACAAGAGAAGGCTACACTTGAATCCCGAGACCAACATCAGAAGCTTTTGAACAGGAAGATTGTTACTGAAATTTTGCCTGCCAAGAAATTTTACAGAGCTGAGGAGTATCACCAACAATACCTTGAAAAAGGGGGTAGATTTGGTTTTGGGCAGTCTGCTGCTAAGGGTTGCAATGATGCCATAAGATGCTATGGCTGA
- the LOC113764959 gene encoding uncharacterized protein LOC113764959, which translates to MELERCLGRNATSNGGHLQRILCRDAPLPTNSPRPAPLGGIIRDEAGHWLGGFSVGLGTASNILAELWAILRGLQLAWEKGYRKVIIESDSKAGMGLIEVDRAWVGWLLLMLKNVHMEETHIICYETQKWGLLSKYAKRFIKAGGVNLRQATIDMWMEFAAKRGDVDSLWKVEKLRSESKKQHTLASGFSCAKGFLLESKPESAAAVIEELNQSLSDGKRQGMLSQLQKLVSEWPLEVMEHQKKEHKKDVAAALQKSIPAMIVSLSSIGAEVNVNLDDLTTKAGILS; encoded by the exons ATGGAATTGGAAAGATGCCTAGGCAGGAATGCTACATCAAATGGTGGCCACCTCCAGAGGATTCTGTGTAGGGATGCCCCGCTGCCTACTaattccccccgccccgccccgctaGGAGGAATTATCAGAGATGAGGCGGGTCATTGGCTAGGAGGCTTCTCAGTGGGGCTAGGGACCGCTAGCAATATTCTAGCAGAGTTATGGGCAATCCTCAGAGGCCTACAGCTAGCCTGGGAGAAAGGATACAGGAAAGTGATTATTGAATCAGACTCCAAAGCAGGGATGGGCTTGATTGAG GTAGATAGAGCATGGGTTGGCTGGCTGCTACTGATGTTGAAGAATGTCCACATGGAGGAGACTCACAT AATATGTTATGAGACGCAGAAATGGGGTTTACTGTCTAAATATGCAAAAAGGTTTATCAAGGCTGGAGGAGTGAACCTGCGACAGGCTACCATTGACATGTGGATGGAATTTGCAGCTAAAAGAG GAGATGTTGATTCTCTATGGAAAGTTGAGAAACTGAGATCAGAATCAAAGAAGCAGCATACTCTTGCAAGCGGGTTTTCTTGTGCTAAG GGTTTTCTGCTTGAGAGCAAGCCTGAGAGTGCTGCTGCTGTCATTGAAGAACTCAATCAG AGTTTATCTGATGGAAAAAGGCAAGGCATGCTAAGTCAACTTCAAAAGTTAGTTAGTGAGTGGCCTTTGGAGGTTATGGAGCACCAAAAGAAGGAACACAAAAAG GATGTCGCTGCTGCACTACAGAAAAGTATTCCTGCCATGATTGTCAGTTTATCAAGCATCGGTGCAGAAGTAAATGTAAATCTTGATGACTTGACCACAAAAGCAGGCATTTTGAGTTGA
- the LOC113764960 gene encoding beta-D-glucosyl crocetin beta-1,6-glucosyltransferase-like — protein sequence MAYHPISLSPSFELWKWQAHPSPASSIIFNQTCLLIYDIYQAWVPLIALVHRIPAVHFQTTGATASAFLLRLFKNRNVQFPAATIFLREFEMKKMISCGESTLNDGKDKERVFDCIDLSSVVILVKSCNNIESKYIEFLSALAKKKTIPVGSLVQDPIDDDDNNSKIMQWLNENLEPQACGEKTSVERALPEGYLDKLKGKGLILEGWAPQAKSPPKYWWFWTPKAAEIARTVVMENAGEDIRKKARELSERIQSNVEEEISAVVEQRWAEPRTRLQIVAY from the exons ATGGCCTACCACCCCATCTCATTGTCACCCTCATTCGAGCTTTGGAAATGGCAAGCTCATCCTTCTCCAGCATCATCAATAATATTCAACCAGACTTGCTTGCTTATATATGACATCTACCAGGCATGGGTGCCTCTGATAGCTTTAGTCCATCGTATTCCAGCAGTTCACTTCCAAACTACCGGAGCTACTGCATCTGCTTTCTTGCTTCGCCTGTTCAAAAATCGCaatgttcaatttccagctgCCACAATTTTTCTGAGGGAGTTtgaaatgaagaagatgatAAGTTGTGGGGAATCCACATTAAATGATGGCAAAGATAAAGAACGAGTCTTTGATTGTATTGATCTATCTTCTGTGGtcatcttggtcaaaagttgcAATAACATCGAGAGTAAGTACATTGAGTTTCTCTCTGCCTTGGCTAAGAAAAAGACAATTCCAGTTGGTTCACTTGTTCAGGACCctattgatgatgatgataataaTTCTAAGATAATGCAATGGCTAAATGAGAACCTCGAGCCTCAAGCAT GCGGGGAGAAAACAAGTGTTGAAAGAGCACTACCTGAAGGATACCTTGACAAATTGAAAGGGAAGGGATTAATATTGGAGGGATGGGCTCCTCAGGCCAAGAGCCCACCCAAGTATTGGTGGTTTT GGACGCCAAAGGCTGCGGAGATAGCCAGAACAGTAGTAATGGAGAACGCTGGAGAAGATATCAGGAAGAAAGCAAGAGAATTGAGTGAAAGAATTCAGTCGAATGTGGAGGAAGAAATCAGCGCTGTGGTGGAGCAGAGATGGGCTGAACCAAGAACCAGGCTACAAATTGTAGCCTATTAG